From Arachis stenosperma cultivar V10309 chromosome 2, arast.V10309.gnm1.PFL2, whole genome shotgun sequence, one genomic window encodes:
- the LOC130963053 gene encoding uncharacterized protein LOC130963053, which yields MNFQLPRQFTLPTTLTPYDGLGDPKQHVKKFRSIMIVNGASDPILCRCFPYFLDGPALDWFCSLPADSISRFQELAKQFEDHFAASAIYLHDSDYLTTIKQGPQESLKDYITRFTKVAMSIPDLHPEVHLHAIKSGLRPGKFQETIAVSKPKTLAEFREKAKGQIDIEELCQARKSEKPTFKDDEKARDTKKGFKPIPRYESYTQFNTKRDDIIKEILNSKLIKPPRKAGHYPEPKNIDKSKYCTFHQKHGHTTDECVIAKDLLERLARQGHLDKFITGHMQKRAASHSEQPSAGQSSKEKDKAPAQPRGVINCISGGYASGGSSSSARKRTYRAMLMVESADQNLELIPDVPELTFRPTDFNSRHTNYDDPVVVSIQLGDLIVRKTLLDLGSSADVLFFATFQKMKLSTNILQPYSGDLVGFSGERVPVLGSVWLQTTLGEQPLSKTQDIQYLVVDCFSPYNVILGRPFLNKFAAIVSTYHLCVKFPVQDSRIATIHGDLQEARQCYNISLKPIKRNTEARINSIQSERPILTELDPRADFLERPTPNEDLQKVALTDDPSKFTFIGTSMKEEAKIQITNFLRANADLFAWTSGDMPGISPSSVTHKLAVSPAARPISQKKRNLGAEKRSASMAEVNKLLEAKFIREIRFTT from the coding sequence ATGAATTTCCAGCTACCAAGGCAGTTCACCCTGCCGACCACATTAACTCCATACGACGGGCTGGGAGACCCTAAACAGCATGTTAAAAAATTCCGATCAATCATGATTGTCAACGGTGCCTCTGATCCTATTTTATGCCGatgttttccttattttttaGATGGTCCTGCACTTGACTGGTTTTGTTCTTTGCCTGCAGATTCCATCTCACGCTTTCAGGAGCTAGCCAAACAATTTGAGGACCATTTTGCAGCCTCGGCCATATACCTCCACGACTCAGATTATTTAACAACCATCAAGCAAGGCCCGCAAGAGAGTTTAAAGGATTATATAACCCGGTTCACTAAGGTTGCCATGAGTATTCCGGATCTCCATCCCGAAGTGCATCTTCACGCCATTAAAAGCGGCCTCCGACCAGGAAAATTCCAAGAAACTATTGCGGTATCTAAACCGAAGACTCTAGCTGAGTTCCGCGAAAAGGCCAAGGGGCAGATAGATATCGAAGAGCTGTGCCAGGCACGTAAGTCAGAGAAGCCCACCTTTAAAGACGACGAAAAAGCTCGGGATACCAAAAAGGGTTTCAAACCGATCCCCCGTTACGAGTCATACACTCAGTTTAACACCAAGAGGGATGACATCATTAAGgaaattctgaattccaaacTGATTAAACCGCCCCGCAAGGCAGGACATTACCCCGAGCCCAAAAACATTGACAAGTCAAAATACTGCACCTTTCACCAGAAGCACGGACACACAACCGATGAGTGTGTAATTGCCAAAGACCTCCTCGAAAGATTAGCTCGTCAAGGCCATCTCGATAAATTCATCACAGGTCATATGCAAAAAAGAGCAGCATCCCATTCCGAACAACCCTCCGCAGGCCAgtcatcaaaagaaaaagataaggcCCCAGCTCAACCACGAGGGGTAATAAACTGTATTTCCGGAGGTTACGCCAGTGGTGGAAGTTCCAGTTCGGCCAGAAAGCGAACATACCGGGCTATGTTAATGGTAGAAAGCGCTGATCAAAACTTGGAACTAATTCCAGACGTTCCAGAGCTGACATTTCGCCCTACAGACTTCAACTCCAGACACACCAACTACGACGACCCTGTAGTCGTCTCTATCCAATTAGGCGACCTCATTGTTCGGAAAACATTGCTCGATCTAGGGAGTAGTGCTGATGTACTTTTTTTTGCAACATTTCAAAAAATGAAATTGAGCACTAATATTTTGCAGCCATATTCAGGAGATCTCGTCGGATTCTCAGGAGAGCGAGTCCCTGTCCTGGGGTCGGTATGGTTGCAAACCACACTGGGTGAACAACCATTATCCAAAACACAGGACATCCAGTACCTAGTCGTAGACTGTTTCAGCCCTTATAACGTTATTTTAGGGAGACcttttttaaacaaatttgCTGCTATTGTTTCTACATATCACCTCTGTGTCAAGTTTCCTGTGCAGGATAGTAGAATTGCAACCATACACGGTGACCTCCAGGAAGCTCGGCAATGCTATAACATAAGCCTGAAGCCTATCAAAAGAAACACTGAAGCTCGGATTAACTCAATTCAATCTGAGCGACCAATCTTGACAGAATTAGATCCAAGGGCCGATTTTCTTGAACGCCCTACGCCAAATGAAGATCTTCAAAAGGTCGCCTTAACCGACGATCCATCAAAATTCACATTCATCGGAACATCAATGAAGGAGGAGGCTAAGATAcaaataacaaattttttacGTGCAAACGCCGACCTTTTCGCATGGACTTCAGGGGACATGCCGGGGATTAGTCCATCATCGGTAACACATAAGCTAGCTGTTAGTCCGGCGGCTCGACCAATCTCCCAAAAGAAGAGAAACCTCGGCGCCGAGAAACGATCAGCTTCCATGGCAGAGGTCAATAAGCTCCTGGAGGCAAAATTCATCCGCGAAATCAGATTCACCACCTGA